In Hyalangium ruber, the DNA window GCGGATGACCATCACCGGCACGCTGGTGGGCTCGCCGGCCCACATGGCTCCGGAGATCATCGAAGGCCTCGAGGCGGGCCCCGAGGCGGACGTCTTCTCGCTGGGCATCATGCTCTACGGCTTCGCCACCGGACGGCTGCCCTTCACCGCGTCCAACACCACGGCCACCCTCAAGCGCATCCTCGACGGCACCTACGAGGATCCGCGTCGGCGCGTGGCGTCGCTCTCGGATGAGCTGGCGGAGATCATCACCACCTGCCTGCAGCGCGACCGGCGCCACCGATACCCGCACGCGGGGAAGCTGCGCGACGCGCTGGCCGACTACCTCACCGGCCTCGGCTTCCCCCGCGTGAACGAGGAGCTGGCCTCCTTCTTCGTGGACCCGGACTCGTACAAGAAGGCCGCTCGCCAGCGCATCGTCGCCTCGCTGCTGGAGCGCAGCGAGCGCCTGCTGGCCGAGAAGCGCACCCCGCGCGCCCTGGCCAGCCTCAACCAGGTGCTCGCCCTGGACGGGCAGAACGCCCGCGCCCTGGCGATGCTCGACGGGCTCAACCGCGCCCGCCGCCGCCGACTGTGGATGAAGCGGGGCGTCCAGGCGGCCGTGACGCTCGCCGTCCTCGCCTCGCTCGGCACGGGCGGCTACTTCCTCTTCCGCTCGCGTCCGGGGCCCGCGACGCCCTCCGTACCGGACACGCCGCTGCCCACGAAGCCGCCGGAACCAGCGCCCACGCCGCGAAGCGGCGAGCCGGACCCCATCAACGCCCCGCTCCAGCCCCCTACCCCGCTCCCCGTCCCCGAGGAGACCGCGCCCCCGACGCCGGAGCCCTCGCCCGAGGAGTCCTCCACCGCACGGAAGCCGCCGCTCAAGCCCGAGGCCCCGCGTCCCGCGAAGGTGCATGTCTCCATCCTGGTGCGCCCCTACGGCGCCATCCAGGTGGACGACCTGGCCCCCAGCCCGCAGCCGCTGGCGCAGCACGATCTGGAGCTGGCCCCCGGCGCGCACACCGTCACCGTGCGCTGTGAGTGGTGCGAGGACGCGGTGGAGACCATCGACGTGGCGCCGGGCGCCGAGAACGTCTTCCGGCTGCGCGCCCAGCTCAAGCCCTCGCGGCTCTCCTTCGACTACCAGCCCGCCGAGGCCCAGGTGCGCATCAACGAGGAGCTGCGCACCGCGCGCGAGAGCATGGAGCGCCCCTTCGACATCCGCTCGCCCCGGGGTCCCGCCAGCTTCCAGCACCGCGTGGAGTACGAGGTGAGCTACCCAGGCTACCGCACCGAGAAACGCGTCGTGGCGGTCGAACCGGGCAAGCCCATCACCCTGCGCGGGAGCCTCGTCGCCGAATGAGCCGGGGCCTGCTGCCGCTGCTGCTCT includes these proteins:
- a CDS encoding protein kinase domain-containing protein; the protein is MTLVGRQIGRYRILEQLGSGGMSVVYKGLDTALDREVAVKVLHPHLAGRDESRRRLAREAKAVARLHHPNILEVFDFSAADSQNAYIVTEYIRGRTLRQYLDEGGLEPPEIAAMIIHELAAALAHAHEAGVIHRDLKPENVMVREDGVLKLMDFGIAKLLETEERMTITGTLVGSPAHMAPEIIEGLEAGPEADVFSLGIMLYGFATGRLPFTASNTTATLKRILDGTYEDPRRRVASLSDELAEIITTCLQRDRRHRYPHAGKLRDALADYLTGLGFPRVNEELASFFVDPDSYKKAARQRIVASLLERSERLLAEKRTPRALASLNQVLALDGQNARALAMLDGLNRARRRRLWMKRGVQAAVTLAVLASLGTGGYFLFRSRPGPATPSVPDTPLPTKPPEPAPTPRSGEPDPINAPLQPPTPLPVPEETAPPTPEPSPEESSTARKPPLKPEAPRPAKVHVSILVRPYGAIQVDDLAPSPQPLAQHDLELAPGAHTVTVRCEWCEDAVETIDVAPGAENVFRLRAQLKPSRLSFDYQPAEAQVRINEELRTARESMERPFDIRSPRGPASFQHRVEYEVSYPGYRTEKRVVAVEPGKPITLRGSLVAE